The proteins below are encoded in one region of Bacteroides uniformis:
- the rbsK gene encoding ribokinase, whose protein sequence is MERESFIYKPKIVVIGSCNTDMVVKAGRLPVPGETVLGGTFYMNPGGKGANQAIAAARLGAEVTLISKIGYDLFGLQALEIYRSEKINTEFIFTDQKSPSGVALISVDSYGENSIIVAPGASRSLSTEDIDKAKSKLEEADIILMQLEVPIETVEYAATIAKSYGKKVILNPAPASVLSNSFLSCVHTILPNRIEAEMLSGIKVIDEESAWRAAKAIGEKGIENVVITLGKDGAYVKEKEEYTMIPAKEVETIDTTGAGDVFCGAFSVYLSENHTLTESVEFANAAAALAVTRMGAQSAIPYKREIAL, encoded by the coding sequence ATGGAGAGAGAATCTTTTATTTATAAACCAAAGATTGTAGTCATCGGAAGTTGTAATACGGATATGGTGGTAAAGGCTGGACGTTTACCAGTTCCAGGAGAGACTGTATTGGGAGGAACCTTTTATATGAATCCTGGTGGAAAAGGAGCCAATCAAGCCATTGCAGCCGCCCGATTAGGTGCTGAGGTTACATTAATTTCAAAGATTGGCTATGATTTGTTCGGGTTGCAAGCTTTGGAGATATACCGTTCTGAAAAAATAAATACAGAGTTCATCTTTACGGACCAAAAGAGTCCTTCGGGAGTTGCTCTAATTTCTGTAGATTCTTACGGAGAAAATAGCATCATTGTTGCACCAGGAGCGAGTCGTTCCTTATCGACCGAAGATATAGATAAAGCAAAAAGTAAATTGGAGGAGGCTGATATTATACTGATGCAATTGGAAGTACCCATTGAAACTGTAGAATATGCTGCTACTATTGCCAAAAGTTATGGAAAGAAGGTGATTTTGAATCCTGCCCCGGCTTCTGTTCTGAGTAATTCATTTTTGAGTTGTGTGCATACCATACTTCCAAATCGGATTGAGGCTGAAATGCTGTCGGGCATCAAGGTGATAGATGAGGAAAGTGCTTGGCGTGCAGCGAAAGCTATAGGTGAGAAAGGAATAGAGAATGTCGTCATTACATTAGGAAAAGATGGCGCTTATGTAAAGGAAAAGGAAGAATATACTATGATTCCTGCAAAGGAAGTAGAAACAATTGATACTACTGGTGCTGGAGATGTGTTTTGCGGAGCGTTTAGTGTCTATTTGTCCGAGAACCATACGCTGACAGAATCGGTGGAATTTGCCAATGCTGCGGCAGCTCTTGCAGTGACACGTATGGGTGCACAGAGTGCCATTCCTTATAAACGGGAGATAGCTTTATGA
- the rbsK gene encoding ribokinase, which produces MKIVVIGSSNIDMVAQVSHLPAPGETVGDACFMQLLGGKGANQAVAAARLGASVTFITSLGNDMYADILKKQFEKEGIITDYIVDDECHPTGTALIFVADSGENCIAVAPGANYSLLPDAVIRFEKVIDEADMIVMQAEIPYETVKKVALLANERGKKVLLNPAPACPIDRELMNSVDLLVVNEVEASFISDMSYTGDNLDEIATALMESGARNVIITLGSCGVYMKNKKETVRISGYKVNAVDTTAAGDTFCGALAVACSQRGLDREALEFANVAAAIAVTRMGAQPSIPTLEEVGRFRLEREISLSFNL; this is translated from the coding sequence ATGAAAATTGTAGTTATTGGAAGTTCAAACATAGATATGGTTGCACAAGTCAGCCATCTTCCTGCACCGGGCGAAACAGTCGGAGACGCTTGTTTCATGCAGTTACTGGGAGGAAAGGGGGCAAATCAAGCTGTTGCGGCAGCACGGCTCGGAGCTTCTGTCACGTTTATCACTTCTTTGGGAAATGATATGTATGCGGATATTCTGAAAAAACAGTTCGAGAAAGAAGGTATCATTACGGATTACATCGTGGATGATGAATGCCATCCTACGGGTACTGCCCTCATCTTTGTGGCTGATAGTGGCGAAAATTGTATTGCAGTAGCTCCTGGAGCTAATTATTCTTTACTGCCAGATGCGGTGATACGTTTCGAAAAAGTCATTGATGAGGCGGATATGATTGTGATGCAGGCTGAGATTCCTTATGAAACGGTGAAGAAAGTGGCTTTATTGGCTAATGAGAGAGGGAAGAAAGTTTTACTTAATCCTGCTCCTGCTTGCCCAATTGATAGGGAATTGATGAATTCCGTTGATTTGTTGGTAGTGAATGAAGTGGAAGCTTCCTTTATTTCCGATATGAGTTATACGGGAGATAATCTTGATGAGATAGCTACTGCATTAATGGAATCAGGAGCACGTAATGTTATTATTACGTTGGGTAGCTGTGGGGTATATATGAAGAATAAAAAAGAAACTGTCCGTATTTCTGGTTATAAAGTAAATGCTGTTGACACAACTGCTGCAGGTGATACCTTTTGTGGTGCCTTAGCCGTGGCTTGTTCGCAGAGAGGTTTGGATAGGGAAGCATTGGAATTTGCTAATGTTGCAGCTGCAATCGCAGTTACCCGGATGGGTGCTCAGCCATCTATTCCTACACTTGAAGAAGTCGGACGTTTCAGACTTGAGAGGGAAATATCTTTATCGTTTAATCTTTAA
- a CDS encoding GRP family sugar transporter, with translation MFIVSSYTLAVLFCFVTMICWGSWGNTQKLAGKSWRYELYYWDYTIGILLFALLLVFSLGSFGSQGRSFLEDIRQVSTENMVSAFVGGVIFNASNILLSASVSMAGMAVAFPLGVGLALVLGVFINYFSAPKGNPLWLFVGVLLVVVAIVCNGMAAGKKQNSGTIGSRKGIVLATIAGVLMSFFYRFVASAMDLNNFISPTPGMATPYTAFFIFAVGIFFSNFIFNTLVMKHPFVGVSVTYKEYFAGKIETHLVGILGGCIWGLGTALSYIAAEKAGTAISYALGQGAPMIAALWGVFIWKEFAGSPRGTNRLLAIMFVFFILGLSLIIFSGGN, from the coding sequence ATGTTTATTGTCAGCAGTTATACGTTAGCCGTTCTTTTCTGCTTTGTCACAATGATTTGCTGGGGCTCTTGGGGAAATACCCAGAAATTGGCGGGAAAGAGTTGGCGTTATGAGCTCTATTATTGGGATTATACCATAGGCATTCTGCTGTTTGCACTTCTTTTGGTATTCAGCTTAGGGAGTTTCGGAAGTCAAGGAAGAAGTTTTCTTGAGGACATTCGTCAAGTCAGTACGGAAAATATGGTCAGTGCATTTGTAGGAGGTGTGATTTTCAATGCTTCTAATATTCTTTTATCCGCTTCAGTTTCCATGGCGGGAATGGCGGTAGCTTTTCCGTTGGGTGTTGGGCTGGCATTGGTCCTGGGAGTTTTTATCAATTACTTTAGTGCTCCGAAAGGTAATCCGCTATGGTTATTTGTGGGGGTTCTTCTTGTGGTGGTTGCCATTGTCTGTAATGGAATGGCTGCAGGTAAGAAGCAGAATAGTGGTACTATTGGGAGCAGGAAAGGGATTGTTTTAGCAACGATTGCCGGTGTATTGATGTCCTTCTTTTACCGTTTTGTTGCTTCTGCCATGGATTTGAATAATTTTATTTCTCCCACACCTGGGATGGCTACTCCTTATACAGCATTTTTCATCTTTGCTGTCGGAATCTTTTTCAGTAATTTTATATTCAATACTTTGGTGATGAAACACCCTTTTGTGGGAGTATCTGTTACTTATAAGGAATATTTTGCGGGAAAAATAGAAACACATTTGGTTGGTATCTTAGGTGGATGCATCTGGGGGCTGGGAACGGCTTTGAGCTATATTGCTGCTGAAAAGGCAGGTACTGCTATTTCATATGCACTAGGGCAGGGAGCTCCTATGATTGCTGCTTTATGGGGAGTGTTTATTTGGAAAGAGTTTGCAGGAAGTCCGCGCGGAACGAATAGACTTCTGGCAATAATGTTTGTCTTCTTTATTTTAGGGCTTTCACTTATTATATTTTCGGGAGGTAACTGA